A region of Lathamus discolor isolate bLatDis1 chromosome 18, bLatDis1.hap1, whole genome shotgun sequence DNA encodes the following proteins:
- the PHACTR4 gene encoding phosphatase and actin regulator 4 isoform X1 codes for MGQPHFSRPVNPAAFAEEVDHTPTDASMGVDVLESGDTTPPTKRKSKFSSFGKIFKPWKWRKKKSSDKFKETSEVLERKISMRKPREELVKRGVLLEDPEQDGEESDKLNAPALKNGHTVPIGGPGLCNQEEEATKPSNLRKPVPAEEPKNRQGSSSSHSGPELEPPQEPYVPRQPLLPPKRPPSTSQEANEAQAKDPVPASSTTAPAAAKTVNSSAAPSPAPRTLPPALASANTTAPMSTTSTAPAKQPPVPPPKPVNRNSNSVIAELSQAMNSGTSLSKPSPPLPPKRGLLPATTMLEAAVTSKPLSDRTVTTNRPALTPMHVTPAYPPPSPSPPLPTHIPPEPPRMPLPASTPVLDPPRSLDLPKETPPPPPPPEEFRSLEAMKRTAEQGFGDPHVLPRLPPIPLHIRIQQALASPLPVTPPAEGSHRAHSLLFESDGFGEDNGTLGRTRSLPVTIEMLKVPDDEEEEEDDQEEEQNLGSRVYIGEVPSVTVIPKLVPQVLPEEQEGDEGMSDSDSEGPILYKDDEDEEEDESHNSTLANKVKRKDTLAIKLGNTTTAQEEKIVFPRKSKEEWNEIRHQIGTTLIRRLSQRPTAEELEQRNILQPKNEADRQAEKREIKRRLTRKLSQRPTVAELQARKILRFNEYVEVTDAQDYDRRADKPWTKLTPADKAAIRKELNEFKSCEMEVHEDSKQFTRYHRP; via the exons ATGGGGCAGCCGCACTTCTCGAGACCGGTCAATCCAGCTGCCTTTG CTGAAGAGGTGGATCACACCCCAACCGATGCCAGCATGGGGGTAGATGTTTTGGAATCGGGTGACACCACACCTCCTACgaagaggaaaagcaagttCTCAAGCTTTGGCAAGATCTTTAAGCCCTGGaagtggaggaaaaagaaaagcagtgacaaaTTTAAGGAGACCTCGGAAG TTTTAGAACGAAAGATCTCTATGCGAAAGCCAAGAGAGGAGCTGGTAAAAAGAGGGGTTCTGTTGGAAGACCCTGAGCAGG ATGGGGAAGAATCAGACAAGCTGAACGCACCCGCACTGAAGAATGGCCACACAGTCCCAATCGGTGGTCCCGGGCTTTGTAACCAGGAGGAGGAGGCCACAAAGCCATCCAACCTTAGGAAGCCTGTGCCAGCTGAGGAGCCAAAGAACAGGCAGG gctcctccagcagccactCTGGACCCGAACTGGAACCACCTCAGGAGCCCTATGTTCCCAGgcagcctctgcttcctcccaaaAGACCTCCCTCCACATCCCAAGAGGCAAATGAAGCACAGGCAAAGGATCCAGTGCCTGCCTCCTCCAccacagcccctgctgcagcaaAGACAGTCAATTCCagtgctgccccatccccagcccccAGGACTCTGCCCCCTGCTCTTGCCAGTGCCAACACTACTGCTCCCATGAGCAcaaccagcacagctcctgccaaACAGCCGCCTGTCCCCCCTCCCAAACCTGTCAACAGAAACAGCAACTCAGTAATAG ctgaGCTTTCTCAAGCAATGAACAGTGGTACAAGCTTGTCCaagccttcccctcctctcccaccGAAGAGAGGCCTCCTGCCTGCCACCACCATGCTAGAGGCAGCTGTCACCTCCAAGCCCCTGAGCGATAGGACAGTGACAACAAACCGCCCTGCACTGACACCGATGCACGTCACCCCTGCCTACCCACCACCATCCCCTTCACCACCACTGCCCACACACATCCCCCCTGAACCTCCACGTATGCCCTTGCCTGCCTCCACCCCTGTGCTGGACCCTCCACGCTCCCTGGACCTGCCCAAAgagactcctcctcctcctcctcctcctgaagAGTTCAGGTCCTTGGAAGCAATGAAGAGGACGGCAGAGCAAGGGTTTGGTGACCCTCACGTGCTGCCTCGCCTGCCCCCAATCCCACTGCACATCCGGATCCAGCAGGCTCTGGCCAGCCCTCTGCCTGTCACCCCGCCCGCAGAGGGCTCACACAGGGCTCACTCGCTGCTCTTTGAGAGTGATGGCTTTGGAGAAGACAATGGCACCCTGGGCAGGACGAGGTCTCTGCCTGTCACCATCGAGATGCTGAAAGT TCCAGAcgatgaggaagaggaagaagatgacCAGGAAGAGGAACAGAATTTGGGTTCTCGTGTATATATTGGAGAGGTGCCATCTGTCACAGTCATCCCCAAACTGGTACCCCAGGTTCtgccagaggagcaggaaggagatgaagGGATGAGCGACTCTGACTCGGAGGGGCCCATCCTGTATAAAGATgatgaggatgaggaagaaGATGAAAGCCATAACA GCACGCTGGCTAACAAAGTGAAGAGGAAAGACACTCTGGCTATAAAGCTGGGGAacacaaccacagcacaggAGGAGAAGATTGTCTTCCCTCGGAAGAGCAAGGAAGAGTGGAATGAAATTCGGCATCAGATTGGGACGACGCTGATCAG GCGACTAAGTCAGAGACCGACAGCAGAGGAACTGGAGCAGAGGAACATACTTCAGC CGAAGAATGAAGCTGACCGTCAGGCTGAGAAGCGGGAGATCAAGCGCAGGCTCACCAGAAAG CTTAGCCAAAGGCCTacagtggcagagctgcaggccaGGAAGATCCTGAGGTTTAATGAATATGTGGAAGTAACAGATGCTCAAGACTATGACCGGCGAGCAGACAAGCCATGGACAAAGCTAACACCAGCCGACAAG GCTGCCATCCGGAAGGAGCTGAATGAGTTTAAGAGCTGTGAAATGGAAGTCCATGAGGACAGCAAGCAGTTCACGAG GTACCATCGACCATAA
- the PHACTR4 gene encoding phosphatase and actin regulator 4 isoform X3, with amino-acid sequence MGVDVLESGDTTPPTKRKSKFSSFGKIFKPWKWRKKKSSDKFKETSEVLERKISMRKPREELVKRGVLLEDPEQDGEESDKLNAPALKNGHTVPIGGPGLCNQEEEATKPSNLRKPVPAEEPKNRQGSSSSHSGPELEPPQEPYVPRQPLLPPKRPPSTSQEANEAQAKDPVPASSTTAPAAAKTVNSSAAPSPAPRTLPPALASANTTAPMSTTSTAPAKQPPVPPPKPVNRNSNSVIAELSQAMNSGTSLSKPSPPLPPKRGLLPATTMLEAAVTSKPLSDRTVTTNRPALTPMHVTPAYPPPSPSPPLPTHIPPEPPRMPLPASTPVLDPPRSLDLPKETPPPPPPPEEFRSLEAMKRTAEQGFGDPHVLPRLPPIPLHIRIQQALASPLPVTPPAEGSHRAHSLLFESDGFGEDNGTLGRTRSLPVTIEMLKVPDDEEEEEDDQEEEQNLGSRVYIGEVPSVTVIPKLVPQVLPEEQEGDEGMSDSDSEGPILYKDDEDEEEDESHNSTLANKVKRKDTLAIKLGNTTTAQEEKIVFPRKSKEEWNEIRHQIGTTLIRRLSQRPTAEELEQRNILQPKNEADRQAEKREIKRRLTRKLSQRPTVAELQARKILRFNEYVEVTDAQDYDRRADKPWTKLTPADKAAIRKELNEFKSCEMEVHEDSKQFTRYHRP; translated from the exons ATGGGGGTAGATGTTTTGGAATCGGGTGACACCACACCTCCTACgaagaggaaaagcaagttCTCAAGCTTTGGCAAGATCTTTAAGCCCTGGaagtggaggaaaaagaaaagcagtgacaaaTTTAAGGAGACCTCGGAAG TTTTAGAACGAAAGATCTCTATGCGAAAGCCAAGAGAGGAGCTGGTAAAAAGAGGGGTTCTGTTGGAAGACCCTGAGCAGG ATGGGGAAGAATCAGACAAGCTGAACGCACCCGCACTGAAGAATGGCCACACAGTCCCAATCGGTGGTCCCGGGCTTTGTAACCAGGAGGAGGAGGCCACAAAGCCATCCAACCTTAGGAAGCCTGTGCCAGCTGAGGAGCCAAAGAACAGGCAGG gctcctccagcagccactCTGGACCCGAACTGGAACCACCTCAGGAGCCCTATGTTCCCAGgcagcctctgcttcctcccaaaAGACCTCCCTCCACATCCCAAGAGGCAAATGAAGCACAGGCAAAGGATCCAGTGCCTGCCTCCTCCAccacagcccctgctgcagcaaAGACAGTCAATTCCagtgctgccccatccccagcccccAGGACTCTGCCCCCTGCTCTTGCCAGTGCCAACACTACTGCTCCCATGAGCAcaaccagcacagctcctgccaaACAGCCGCCTGTCCCCCCTCCCAAACCTGTCAACAGAAACAGCAACTCAGTAATAG ctgaGCTTTCTCAAGCAATGAACAGTGGTACAAGCTTGTCCaagccttcccctcctctcccaccGAAGAGAGGCCTCCTGCCTGCCACCACCATGCTAGAGGCAGCTGTCACCTCCAAGCCCCTGAGCGATAGGACAGTGACAACAAACCGCCCTGCACTGACACCGATGCACGTCACCCCTGCCTACCCACCACCATCCCCTTCACCACCACTGCCCACACACATCCCCCCTGAACCTCCACGTATGCCCTTGCCTGCCTCCACCCCTGTGCTGGACCCTCCACGCTCCCTGGACCTGCCCAAAgagactcctcctcctcctcctcctcctgaagAGTTCAGGTCCTTGGAAGCAATGAAGAGGACGGCAGAGCAAGGGTTTGGTGACCCTCACGTGCTGCCTCGCCTGCCCCCAATCCCACTGCACATCCGGATCCAGCAGGCTCTGGCCAGCCCTCTGCCTGTCACCCCGCCCGCAGAGGGCTCACACAGGGCTCACTCGCTGCTCTTTGAGAGTGATGGCTTTGGAGAAGACAATGGCACCCTGGGCAGGACGAGGTCTCTGCCTGTCACCATCGAGATGCTGAAAGT TCCAGAcgatgaggaagaggaagaagatgacCAGGAAGAGGAACAGAATTTGGGTTCTCGTGTATATATTGGAGAGGTGCCATCTGTCACAGTCATCCCCAAACTGGTACCCCAGGTTCtgccagaggagcaggaaggagatgaagGGATGAGCGACTCTGACTCGGAGGGGCCCATCCTGTATAAAGATgatgaggatgaggaagaaGATGAAAGCCATAACA GCACGCTGGCTAACAAAGTGAAGAGGAAAGACACTCTGGCTATAAAGCTGGGGAacacaaccacagcacaggAGGAGAAGATTGTCTTCCCTCGGAAGAGCAAGGAAGAGTGGAATGAAATTCGGCATCAGATTGGGACGACGCTGATCAG GCGACTAAGTCAGAGACCGACAGCAGAGGAACTGGAGCAGAGGAACATACTTCAGC CGAAGAATGAAGCTGACCGTCAGGCTGAGAAGCGGGAGATCAAGCGCAGGCTCACCAGAAAG CTTAGCCAAAGGCCTacagtggcagagctgcaggccaGGAAGATCCTGAGGTTTAATGAATATGTGGAAGTAACAGATGCTCAAGACTATGACCGGCGAGCAGACAAGCCATGGACAAAGCTAACACCAGCCGACAAG GCTGCCATCCGGAAGGAGCTGAATGAGTTTAAGAGCTGTGAAATGGAAGTCCATGAGGACAGCAAGCAGTTCACGAG GTACCATCGACCATAA
- the PHACTR4 gene encoding phosphatase and actin regulator 4 isoform X2 has product MEESTAEEVDHTPTDASMGVDVLESGDTTPPTKRKSKFSSFGKIFKPWKWRKKKSSDKFKETSEVLERKISMRKPREELVKRGVLLEDPEQDGEESDKLNAPALKNGHTVPIGGPGLCNQEEEATKPSNLRKPVPAEEPKNRQGSSSSHSGPELEPPQEPYVPRQPLLPPKRPPSTSQEANEAQAKDPVPASSTTAPAAAKTVNSSAAPSPAPRTLPPALASANTTAPMSTTSTAPAKQPPVPPPKPVNRNSNSVIAELSQAMNSGTSLSKPSPPLPPKRGLLPATTMLEAAVTSKPLSDRTVTTNRPALTPMHVTPAYPPPSPSPPLPTHIPPEPPRMPLPASTPVLDPPRSLDLPKETPPPPPPPEEFRSLEAMKRTAEQGFGDPHVLPRLPPIPLHIRIQQALASPLPVTPPAEGSHRAHSLLFESDGFGEDNGTLGRTRSLPVTIEMLKVPDDEEEEEDDQEEEQNLGSRVYIGEVPSVTVIPKLVPQVLPEEQEGDEGMSDSDSEGPILYKDDEDEEEDESHNSTLANKVKRKDTLAIKLGNTTTAQEEKIVFPRKSKEEWNEIRHQIGTTLIRRLSQRPTAEELEQRNILQPKNEADRQAEKREIKRRLTRKLSQRPTVAELQARKILRFNEYVEVTDAQDYDRRADKPWTKLTPADKAAIRKELNEFKSCEMEVHEDSKQFTRYHRP; this is encoded by the exons CTGAAGAGGTGGATCACACCCCAACCGATGCCAGCATGGGGGTAGATGTTTTGGAATCGGGTGACACCACACCTCCTACgaagaggaaaagcaagttCTCAAGCTTTGGCAAGATCTTTAAGCCCTGGaagtggaggaaaaagaaaagcagtgacaaaTTTAAGGAGACCTCGGAAG TTTTAGAACGAAAGATCTCTATGCGAAAGCCAAGAGAGGAGCTGGTAAAAAGAGGGGTTCTGTTGGAAGACCCTGAGCAGG ATGGGGAAGAATCAGACAAGCTGAACGCACCCGCACTGAAGAATGGCCACACAGTCCCAATCGGTGGTCCCGGGCTTTGTAACCAGGAGGAGGAGGCCACAAAGCCATCCAACCTTAGGAAGCCTGTGCCAGCTGAGGAGCCAAAGAACAGGCAGG gctcctccagcagccactCTGGACCCGAACTGGAACCACCTCAGGAGCCCTATGTTCCCAGgcagcctctgcttcctcccaaaAGACCTCCCTCCACATCCCAAGAGGCAAATGAAGCACAGGCAAAGGATCCAGTGCCTGCCTCCTCCAccacagcccctgctgcagcaaAGACAGTCAATTCCagtgctgccccatccccagcccccAGGACTCTGCCCCCTGCTCTTGCCAGTGCCAACACTACTGCTCCCATGAGCAcaaccagcacagctcctgccaaACAGCCGCCTGTCCCCCCTCCCAAACCTGTCAACAGAAACAGCAACTCAGTAATAG ctgaGCTTTCTCAAGCAATGAACAGTGGTACAAGCTTGTCCaagccttcccctcctctcccaccGAAGAGAGGCCTCCTGCCTGCCACCACCATGCTAGAGGCAGCTGTCACCTCCAAGCCCCTGAGCGATAGGACAGTGACAACAAACCGCCCTGCACTGACACCGATGCACGTCACCCCTGCCTACCCACCACCATCCCCTTCACCACCACTGCCCACACACATCCCCCCTGAACCTCCACGTATGCCCTTGCCTGCCTCCACCCCTGTGCTGGACCCTCCACGCTCCCTGGACCTGCCCAAAgagactcctcctcctcctcctcctcctgaagAGTTCAGGTCCTTGGAAGCAATGAAGAGGACGGCAGAGCAAGGGTTTGGTGACCCTCACGTGCTGCCTCGCCTGCCCCCAATCCCACTGCACATCCGGATCCAGCAGGCTCTGGCCAGCCCTCTGCCTGTCACCCCGCCCGCAGAGGGCTCACACAGGGCTCACTCGCTGCTCTTTGAGAGTGATGGCTTTGGAGAAGACAATGGCACCCTGGGCAGGACGAGGTCTCTGCCTGTCACCATCGAGATGCTGAAAGT TCCAGAcgatgaggaagaggaagaagatgacCAGGAAGAGGAACAGAATTTGGGTTCTCGTGTATATATTGGAGAGGTGCCATCTGTCACAGTCATCCCCAAACTGGTACCCCAGGTTCtgccagaggagcaggaaggagatgaagGGATGAGCGACTCTGACTCGGAGGGGCCCATCCTGTATAAAGATgatgaggatgaggaagaaGATGAAAGCCATAACA GCACGCTGGCTAACAAAGTGAAGAGGAAAGACACTCTGGCTATAAAGCTGGGGAacacaaccacagcacaggAGGAGAAGATTGTCTTCCCTCGGAAGAGCAAGGAAGAGTGGAATGAAATTCGGCATCAGATTGGGACGACGCTGATCAG GCGACTAAGTCAGAGACCGACAGCAGAGGAACTGGAGCAGAGGAACATACTTCAGC CGAAGAATGAAGCTGACCGTCAGGCTGAGAAGCGGGAGATCAAGCGCAGGCTCACCAGAAAG CTTAGCCAAAGGCCTacagtggcagagctgcaggccaGGAAGATCCTGAGGTTTAATGAATATGTGGAAGTAACAGATGCTCAAGACTATGACCGGCGAGCAGACAAGCCATGGACAAAGCTAACACCAGCCGACAAG GCTGCCATCCGGAAGGAGCTGAATGAGTTTAAGAGCTGTGAAATGGAAGTCCATGAGGACAGCAAGCAGTTCACGAG GTACCATCGACCATAA